The DNA window ACATCTTGCCTCGAGCCGCTAGCGCGCGCGCATCCTGCGCGTCGATTCCGGCCATATGCTCTGTTGTCGAGATAGTAATCTCCGAACCGACGACCATCCGGCCAGAACCCAATGCGAGAGGAATCATAGGCGCAGCATGGGTAAAATGTTGCTCACGATTACCAACCCATTTGGCGCATCCGCTCGAGAATGAGCTCGCTGTAGTTATTCATGCGCTCGGGACGTCGCTTCAGGGGAGCCGGCAGAATCGCGGCAAGCCGTGCCGCCTGTTGCCGGCCAATATTCCGGGCCGCGGTTCCATCGTAGTAACGACACGCCGACTCTGCACCATAAATACCAGGGCCCCATTCGACCACGTTGAGGTAGATCTCCAGAATGCGCCGCTTGCCGAGGACGAATTCGGCCACCGGTACCAGTGTGAACTCTGCGCCCTTGCGGAGGAAAGAGCGGCCCGTTCCGAAGAATAGGTTTTTTACGAGTTGCTGCGTGATGGTGGAAGCTCCGCGAATGCGACCGCCTTCCAAATCCTCTTCGGCAGCGATTTGGATCTGGTGCCAATCGAACCCATGATGCTGGTAGAAGCGCGCATCCTCCGCGGCGATTACAGAGTGCTGGAGATCGGGCGAGATTTGGCCGAGCGGAATGAATTTGTAGCGTTCGTGATACGGCGTGTGGTGAATCCAGGCCTGCAAGCGGCGCTGGATGTGCACCGCGGTTGTCGGTGGGTCGATCCACCGGGCGGCCGCAAGCATCAGCGCGGCAAGCACCCAAATGAGCACCACGCCGGTGATAAGCCATCGAACAAAGGATCGGAGGAAACCCTTCCGCAGCGGGGTCTTGGGGTGTGGGTTTGGCCTTGGAGTCACATTGCAGAATAACAGCCTGGGTTGGGCTGCCGCTTATGGCCGATCTTGCGCGCGCGAACACGGAGTGCTGCGTTCTACTCAGGCCACTCGGGACAAAGCCCCTTGGTCCTGAATCACATTGAACCCCGCTACAAAGGTAAAGTAGGATCAGTCCCGAGAAGTCGGCTTGTGGGAAGTGAAATGGGCCCGGATGACGGGCCACTCGGCAGCGATCCACTTTCGAGAGTAACCACCGACAAT is part of the Terriglobia bacterium genome and encodes:
- the mtgA gene encoding monofunctional biosynthetic peptidoglycan transglycosylase, with protein sequence MTGVVLIWVLAALMLAAARWIDPPTTAVHIQRRLQAWIHHTPYHERYKFIPLGQISPDLQHSVIAAEDARFYQHHGFDWHQIQIAAEEDLEGGRIRGASTITQQLVKNLFFGTGRSFLRKGAEFTLVPVAEFVLGKRRILEIYLNVVEWGPGIYGAESACRYYDGTAARNIGRQQAARLAAILPAPLKRRPERMNNYSELILERMRQMGW